A genomic segment from Rubrobacter tropicus encodes:
- a CDS encoding AI-2E family transporter: MTDRGLLRAVLVGFALLVVWRFLAAVAGVFLLLATALLLAAALSAPVEALYRRKVPRPAAVTGIVVSVLAVVGITGHLLLPTLVQEATLLASSVPDALQQLVDRARGLAGRLGVKIGGGDGGISPSTLASAARRVLGGLLGLFGSLASLFTAALVLLFVPLYLAAMPGPVVGWVVRLFPPGRRPETREILSECREGLLGWLRGRIFSMVVVGVLATVALYLIGVPGALFLGVFSGLVAFVPIIGSVVGAVPPLVLAFAGNPWDVLWVLLAYLAIQQIESNLLTPLVMQKAVSLHPVVVVASVTVAGAAFGVLGALLAVPAVVVVGILVRRLWFERLERNPG, encoded by the coding sequence CGGGCGGTGCTGGTTGGCTTCGCGTTGCTCGTGGTCTGGCGGTTCCTGGCGGCGGTGGCCGGGGTCTTCCTCCTGCTCGCGACGGCGCTCTTGCTGGCGGCGGCGCTCTCGGCGCCGGTTGAGGCGTTGTATCGCAGGAAGGTACCGAGGCCCGCGGCGGTGACGGGCATAGTCGTGTCGGTTTTGGCCGTTGTGGGGATCACGGGCCACCTGCTGCTGCCGACCCTCGTGCAAGAGGCGACGCTGCTCGCCTCGTCCGTGCCGGACGCGCTGCAGCAGCTAGTCGATCGGGCGAGGGGGCTCGCGGGCAGGCTGGGCGTGAAGATCGGCGGGGGCGATGGTGGGATCTCGCCCAGTACCCTGGCTAGCGCCGCGAGGCGGGTCCTGGGTGGGCTGCTGGGCCTCTTCGGCAGCCTGGCCTCGCTCTTTACCGCCGCGCTCGTGCTCCTCTTCGTGCCCCTCTACCTGGCGGCGATGCCGGGCCCGGTGGTGGGCTGGGTGGTGAGGTTGTTCCCCCCCGGCAGGAGGCCCGAGACGCGGGAGATCCTCTCCGAGTGTCGCGAGGGCCTCCTCGGCTGGCTACGGGGTCGGATCTTCTCTATGGTCGTCGTCGGGGTACTGGCGACCGTTGCGCTCTACCTCATAGGTGTGCCGGGTGCGCTCTTTCTGGGCGTCTTTTCCGGTCTCGTCGCCTTCGTCCCGATCATCGGGTCTGTCGTGGGGGCGGTGCCGCCGCTAGTGCTCGCGTTCGCCGGGAACCCGTGGGACGTGCTGTGGGTTCTTCTGGCCTACCTGGCGATCCAGCAAATAGAGAGCAACCTGCTCACCCCGCTCGTCATGCAGAAGGCGGTCTCGCTGCACCCGGTCGTGGTCGTAGCCTCCGTGACGGTGGCGGGCGCGGCGTTCGGCGTTCTCGGGGCCCTGCTCGCCGTGCCCGCCGTCGTGGTGGTCGGGATCCTCGTCAGAAGGCTGTGGTTCGAGCGCCTGGAACGGAACCCCGGGTAG